The following coding sequences are from one Candidatus Nitrohelix vancouverensis window:
- a CDS encoding polyprenyl synthetase family protein: MHYSMMAGGKRLRPILVIAAAEAVGGDRHKVLPFAVAAELVHTYTLIHDDLPALDNDDLRRGKPTNHKVFGEAIAILAGDALLTKAFHLMTHSVLMDSIPSEAILRAANEMAHAIGSAGTIGGQVVDLESEGKPVDPDTLEYIHIYKTGFLFKACIRCGAMLSEAQPDQLDALSRYGAHIGLAFQIVDDILDIVSDQETLGKDVGSDIDNQKATYPALYGLEESKRRAQLLADESIACLNIFDQRADPLREIAQFFVQRSY, encoded by the coding sequence ATGCATTACAGCATGATGGCGGGAGGAAAGCGGTTACGGCCCATTCTAGTCATAGCGGCGGCTGAGGCCGTTGGGGGAGACCGGCATAAAGTCCTGCCTTTTGCGGTTGCCGCTGAACTTGTACACACTTATACCCTGATCCACGACGACCTTCCCGCTTTAGATAACGATGATTTGCGGCGAGGGAAGCCTACGAATCACAAGGTTTTTGGGGAGGCCATTGCTATTTTGGCCGGGGATGCCCTGCTAACCAAAGCTTTCCATTTGATGACCCATTCGGTTTTGATGGACTCCATCCCCAGCGAGGCTATATTGCGTGCGGCGAATGAAATGGCGCATGCGATCGGAAGCGCGGGAACCATTGGTGGCCAGGTTGTGGATTTGGAATCTGAAGGGAAGCCTGTTGACCCTGACACGCTGGAATACATACATATTTATAAGACAGGATTTCTGTTTAAGGCCTGCATCCGTTGCGGCGCAATGCTCAGCGAAGCTCAGCCCGATCAGTTGGATGCGCTGTCCCGTTACGGGGCGCATATAGGACTGGCTTTTCAGATCGTTGATGATATTCTTGACATCGTCAGCGATCAGGAAACGTTAGGAAAAGACGTTGGAAGCGACATAGATAACCAGAAGGCGACTTACCCGGCTCTTTACGGGTTGGAGGAGTCGAAGAGGCGAGCGCAGTTGCTGGCAGATGAAAGCATCGCTTGCTTGAACATTTTTGATCAACGAGCAGATCCGTTAAGGGAGATTGCTCAATTTTTTGTTCAAAGATCTTATTGA
- a CDS encoding sodium:proton antiporter yields MGQLVNTWVGHLSVICFLLAYTLVIFEEKFHLRKSKPVILIGCFMWMLIGIYEMGQEGAHAHDFVKELIAEIGELFFFLLVAMTYINTLDERNVFKVLRAWLLKKGFGFRKLFWATGIITFLLSPLADNLTSALLMSTVALACSGGNRAFIVPAFVNIVVAANAGGAWSPFGDITTLMVWTAGKVPTMEFSYLVIPSIINWIIPAGIMYFFIPDEHPPASDEKVIMQAGAKVIIALGILTIATAVSFHQFLHLPPFMGMMLGLGMLMFYGYYLKRWGEDAFIKSMGIKEDRRSRPRFDIFQKVEKVEFDTLLFFFGVLTAVGALQYLGHLALISNMLYGTIGATASNVVVGVLSAIVDNIPVMYAVLKMDPAMGLDQWLLITLTAGTGGSLLSVGSAAGVAVMGVDRNNYTFMSHLKWAPVIALGYIASIAAWYFVTMGLR; encoded by the coding sequence ATGGGACAACTCGTAAATACCTGGGTCGGTCATCTTTCGGTCATCTGTTTTTTATTGGCTTACACCCTGGTCATATTTGAAGAAAAATTTCATCTAAGAAAATCCAAGCCGGTTATCTTGATCGGCTGCTTCATGTGGATGCTGATCGGCATCTACGAAATGGGGCAAGAAGGCGCTCACGCGCATGACTTTGTTAAAGAATTGATTGCAGAAATTGGAGAATTGTTCTTCTTCCTCCTCGTAGCAATGACCTATATCAATACCTTGGACGAACGCAATGTCTTCAAAGTGCTACGAGCCTGGTTGCTGAAAAAAGGGTTCGGATTTCGAAAATTATTTTGGGCGACCGGAATCATCACCTTCCTGCTTTCTCCATTGGCCGACAACCTGACCAGCGCACTGCTGATGTCTACTGTCGCCCTGGCCTGTAGCGGCGGAAATCGCGCCTTCATTGTGCCGGCTTTCGTCAACATTGTGGTCGCCGCAAATGCCGGCGGCGCATGGAGTCCCTTTGGCGATATCACAACGCTGATGGTATGGACCGCAGGCAAAGTGCCCACCATGGAGTTCAGTTACCTTGTGATCCCTTCAATCATCAACTGGATCATTCCCGCCGGGATCATGTACTTCTTCATACCCGACGAACATCCGCCTGCATCCGACGAAAAGGTTATTATGCAAGCGGGCGCAAAAGTCATCATTGCGTTGGGCATTTTGACCATCGCAACGGCAGTCAGCTTTCACCAGTTCCTGCACCTGCCTCCCTTCATGGGCATGATGCTTGGCTTGGGCATGCTCATGTTCTATGGATATTATTTAAAAAGATGGGGCGAGGATGCATTTATAAAATCCATGGGAATCAAAGAAGACCGACGGTCGCGTCCGCGTTTTGACATTTTCCAGAAAGTGGAGAAGGTCGAATTCGACACCTTGCTGTTTTTCTTCGGCGTCCTGACAGCCGTTGGCGCCTTGCAGTACCTGGGGCATCTGGCTCTTATCAGCAATATGCTATATGGCACAATCGGAGCGACGGCTTCCAACGTCGTCGTCGGCGTCTTGTCGGCCATTGTCGATAATATTCCCGTCATGTACGCGGTCCTTAAAATGGATCCGGCGATGGGTCTCGACCAGTGGTTGCTCATCACTCTCACTGCGGGCACGGGAGGCAGTTTGCTGTCGGTCGGTTCTGCGGCGGGAGTCGCCGTCATGGGTGTAGACCGCAACAATTACACGTTCATGTCGCATTTGAAATGGGCGCCCGTGATTGCGCTAGGCTATATTGCCAGCATTGCGGCCTGGTATTTCGTGACAATGGGATTGAGATAA
- a CDS encoding CPXCG motif-containing cysteine-rich protein, with translation MTDQVEHFFVCPCCGEEISILIDLSVGNQSYVEDCEVCCRPLEITAQTFGNGEVNVQARPS, from the coding sequence ATGACAGATCAGGTGGAACATTTCTTTGTATGCCCTTGTTGCGGCGAGGAAATTTCCATATTGATTGATCTGTCTGTCGGCAATCAATCCTATGTAGAAGACTGCGAAGTGTGTTGCCGCCCGCTGGAAATCACGGCGCAAACCTTCGGCAACGGAGAAGTGAATGTCCAGGCTCGGCCCAGTTAG
- a CDS encoding GIY-YIG nuclease family protein, whose product MFLRWRGRDRNRGVSVKQREGDWTVYMVETESGKLYAGIAIDPERRLDEHRSGKKGAKFFRTSPPVRIVYRELFATRSEASIREAQIKKMKRADKLKLVQQAADRSR is encoded by the coding sequence ATGTTTTTACGTTGGCGCGGGCGTGACCGGAACAGGGGAGTGAGTGTGAAACAGAGGGAAGGAGACTGGACGGTGTATATGGTGGAAACGGAGTCGGGCAAACTGTATGCGGGTATCGCAATCGACCCGGAGCGCCGCTTGGACGAACATCGGTCTGGAAAAAAAGGGGCGAAGTTCTTTCGAACTTCGCCCCCGGTGCGAATCGTTTATCGTGAGCTGTTTGCAACGCGAAGCGAAGCGTCCATTCGTGAAGCGCAAATCAAGAAAATGAAGCGCGCCGATAAATTGAAGCTGGTTCAGCAAGCGGCTGATAGAAGCCGCTAA
- a CDS encoding ComF family protein yields MSLKSVAQSVREKLTQLVFPQSCIYCEGDRRGGGSFLCLACEEDILCIDGPVCGVCGAPAEMSYDYPRENFECGACRRRPCHFDRARSWGRYDAVLKKLMHFYKYRPQRGAVSELESLMRRSMPYDGATLENFHIVSVPLHKNKLKERQFDQAFLIARALAHYYGLPLANEWVVKIRDTASQAKKNRTERMKNVRGAFQALDGDAIKGRNILLVDDVYTTGATVNEVAKTLKSAGCASVYVFTLARA; encoded by the coding sequence TTGAGTTTGAAGAGCGTTGCGCAGTCTGTTCGTGAAAAACTGACTCAACTGGTGTTTCCGCAATCCTGCATTTACTGTGAAGGCGACCGGCGCGGCGGCGGTTCCTTTTTGTGTCTGGCGTGTGAAGAAGACATCCTTTGTATAGACGGCCCGGTTTGCGGCGTGTGCGGCGCCCCGGCGGAAATGTCTTACGACTACCCGCGCGAGAATTTTGAGTGCGGGGCCTGTCGGCGTCGCCCTTGTCATTTTGACCGGGCGCGATCCTGGGGCCGTTACGACGCGGTTTTGAAAAAGTTGATGCATTTTTATAAGTATCGTCCGCAGAGGGGCGCTGTGTCTGAACTGGAATCCTTGATGCGAAGGTCGATGCCATACGACGGGGCGACCCTGGAAAATTTTCATATCGTGTCCGTGCCGCTTCATAAAAATAAATTGAAGGAACGCCAGTTCGATCAGGCATTTTTAATCGCTCGAGCGCTTGCGCATTATTATGGATTGCCTCTGGCGAATGAGTGGGTTGTCAAAATCCGGGACACAGCGTCGCAGGCAAAGAAAAACAGAACGGAGCGGATGAAAAACGTTCGCGGCGCATTTCAAGCGCTGGATGGGGATGCGATCAAGGGACGAAATATTTTGTTGGTTGACGATGTTTACACGACGGGCGCCACAGTCAATGAAGTTGCGAAGACCTTGAAGTCTGCAGGTTGCGCTTCGGTGTATGTTTTTACGTTGGCGCGGGCGTGA
- a CDS encoding acetylornithine transaminase produces MKFRNNNEVAQATKKHVAETYGRYPIALVRGEGTEVWDRSGNRYLDFVAGLAVNNLGHCHPAVVKAIRLQAGQLIHVSNLYHIEPQSLLAEELTRKCFADKFFFCNSGTEANEAAIKLARKYFYDRGEKRREIITLSQSFHGRTMASLSATAQKKFQKGFAPLLPGFKYVEFNNLRALKKAMSTKTCAVLIEPVQGEGGVNIADKAYMKAVKQLCRKTGALLIFDEVQTAFGRTGTLFAYEHFGVKPDIITLAKALGGGFPIGAMGATSKVMQSFVPGTHAATFGGNPLACAAALASLKVVSQKRTLNHVKSMGNYFIKKLNALAKKYPVIVNVRGMGLMVAAELSGPGAKIVDDCMKQGFLINCIQGNTLRFIPPLTVTQKQINQVIGALDHSFERYGS; encoded by the coding sequence ATGAAATTTCGCAACAATAACGAAGTCGCGCAAGCAACAAAAAAACACGTCGCCGAAACCTACGGACGTTACCCCATTGCCCTGGTTCGAGGCGAGGGCACGGAAGTATGGGACCGGTCCGGCAATCGCTATCTCGACTTCGTCGCCGGACTCGCCGTCAACAATCTCGGCCATTGTCATCCCGCCGTCGTGAAAGCAATTCGACTTCAAGCGGGACAACTCATTCACGTCTCTAATTTATATCATATTGAGCCGCAGTCTCTCCTCGCGGAAGAACTGACGCGTAAATGTTTTGCCGATAAATTCTTTTTCTGTAATAGCGGAACCGAAGCGAATGAAGCCGCCATCAAGCTGGCGCGCAAGTATTTCTATGACCGCGGGGAAAAACGACGGGAAATCATCACCCTCAGCCAATCGTTCCACGGCCGAACCATGGCCTCGCTTTCGGCCACCGCGCAAAAAAAATTCCAGAAGGGCTTTGCGCCACTTCTTCCCGGCTTCAAGTACGTAGAGTTCAATAATCTGCGCGCATTGAAAAAGGCCATGTCGACAAAAACATGCGCCGTGCTCATTGAACCGGTGCAAGGCGAAGGCGGCGTCAATATCGCGGACAAGGCTTACATGAAAGCCGTCAAACAACTGTGCCGAAAAACCGGCGCCTTGTTGATTTTTGATGAAGTGCAAACTGCATTTGGGCGCACCGGAACCCTGTTCGCCTACGAACATTTCGGCGTCAAACCCGACATCATCACTCTCGCGAAAGCCCTCGGCGGCGGTTTCCCCATCGGGGCGATGGGAGCGACCAGCAAGGTCATGCAGTCATTCGTACCGGGAACCCACGCCGCCACGTTCGGAGGCAACCCGCTTGCTTGCGCGGCGGCTCTCGCTTCTTTGAAAGTTGTCTCGCAGAAGCGAACCCTGAACCACGTCAAAAGCATGGGTAATTATTTTATTAAAAAGTTAAATGCGCTGGCAAAGAAATATCCCGTCATCGTCAATGTTCGAGGCATGGGTTTGATGGTCGCCGCCGAGTTGAGCGGGCCGGGCGCTAAAATTGTGGACGACTGCATGAAGCAAGGTTTTCTAATCAATTGCATTCAGGGCAACACCCTGCGCTTCATCCCCCCTCTCACCGTCACCCAGAAACAAATCAATCAAGTGATCGGCGCCCTGGATCACAGTTTTGAGCGATACGGATCTTAA
- the argF gene encoding ornithine carbamoyltransferase, giving the protein MKRDFLVIEDLNRQEILDLFKRTVELKKDRQKNIPHPTLKGKSLGMIFYKNSTRTRISFEVGMFELGGQALYLTSEQLQLERGETIEDSARVLSRYLHGIMIRTYDFKLVEQLAKHASIPVINGLTDKNHPIQVLCDLFTIQERLGKIEGFTLTYVGDDNNMSYSWMEAAALLDFQLRLALPENCSEGRMTELASRDNIQFFTDPAEAAKDADILYTDVWVSMGAEDEADEKRKSLKAYQINQKLIDLAKPNALVMHCLPAHRGEEITGDALDGENSIVFDQAENRLHLQKALLEKLLSASQ; this is encoded by the coding sequence ATGAAGCGCGATTTTCTCGTGATCGAGGATTTGAACCGTCAGGAAATTCTTGACCTCTTCAAACGAACGGTCGAACTCAAGAAGGATCGACAAAAGAACATTCCCCACCCGACCCTGAAGGGAAAATCGCTGGGGATGATCTTTTATAAAAACTCGACGCGAACCCGAATTTCTTTTGAAGTTGGCATGTTTGAACTGGGCGGTCAGGCCCTGTACCTGACCAGCGAACAGTTGCAACTGGAACGGGGAGAGACGATTGAGGACTCGGCGCGCGTTCTATCGCGTTATTTGCATGGCATCATGATACGCACCTATGATTTCAAACTGGTCGAACAACTTGCAAAACACGCCAGCATTCCCGTCATCAACGGACTCACCGACAAGAACCACCCCATACAGGTCTTGTGCGATTTATTCACGATCCAGGAACGGCTTGGAAAAATCGAAGGCTTCACCCTGACTTATGTCGGCGACGACAACAATATGTCCTATTCCTGGATGGAAGCCGCCGCGCTCCTTGACTTTCAACTGCGACTGGCGCTTCCCGAGAATTGCTCCGAAGGACGCATGACAGAGCTGGCCTCTCGCGACAATATCCAGTTCTTCACCGATCCGGCAGAAGCCGCAAAGGACGCCGATATCCTCTACACAGACGTCTGGGTGAGCATGGGGGCGGAAGACGAAGCGGACGAGAAAAGAAAATCCTTGAAAGCCTACCAGATCAATCAGAAACTCATCGACCTGGCCAAGCCAAACGCTCTGGTCATGCACTGCCTCCCCGCCCACCGGGGCGAGGAGATCACAGGCGACGCGCTGGACGGCGAGAACTCGATTGTCTTCGACCAGGCGGAGAATCGATTGCATCTCCAAAAGGCCCTGCTCGAAAAGTTGTTATCCGCATCCCAATAG
- the tgt gene encoding tRNA guanosine(34) transglycosylase Tgt: protein MDVAQVSVKSIRGKYNQRSRKFALRTKSSFPLNACPSTSWKPAYNARQNPDRAVIDFQIIKTHKHSRARLGRITTPRGVIDTPAFMPVGTQATVKALTPEDLIDCGSQIILGNTYHLYLRPGHELIADMKGLHKFMNWQRPILTDSGGFQIFSLNSLVKISEEGAAFQSHIDGSRHFISPEKAIEIQQALGSDIMMTLDEPTPHNAEKSQAEKSLQLSLRWAKRCRAAHPVEETQSLFGIVQGGMFKDLRRASVEGTVDIGFAGYAIGGLSVGEEKDLMYEIADHTAPLLPDDRPRYLMGVGTPEDLMQCSSMGIDMFDCVMPTRNARNGSLFTRNGKLNIKNAQYLRDDGPVDPTCSCYTCKNYSRAYLRHLFQCNEILAMRLNTLHNIAFYQNWMKDIRHAIEENRPFDLPQSLG from the coding sequence ATGGACGTTGCGCAGGTTTCCGTGAAGAGTATCAGAGGGAAATACAATCAGCGCTCGCGCAAATTTGCGTTGAGAACCAAATCGTCATTCCCTTTGAACGCCTGTCCGTCAACCTCATGGAAGCCAGCGTACAACGCCCGCCAGAATCCTGATAGAGCTGTGATCGATTTTCAGATAATCAAGACTCATAAACATTCGCGCGCGCGACTCGGCAGAATCACGACGCCGCGCGGCGTCATCGACACGCCCGCCTTCATGCCCGTCGGCACGCAGGCGACCGTCAAGGCCCTCACGCCGGAAGATTTGATCGACTGCGGCTCGCAGATCATTCTGGGAAACACCTACCATCTCTATCTAAGGCCGGGGCATGAGTTGATCGCCGACATGAAAGGCTTGCACAAATTCATGAATTGGCAACGCCCCATCCTGACCGACAGCGGCGGTTTTCAGATTTTCAGTTTGAACAGTCTGGTAAAGATCAGCGAAGAGGGCGCCGCTTTTCAGTCGCACATCGACGGCTCGCGCCATTTCATCTCGCCGGAGAAGGCGATTGAAATCCAGCAAGCCCTTGGCTCCGACATCATGATGACTCTCGATGAACCGACGCCGCATAACGCGGAAAAATCACAGGCCGAAAAATCGCTTCAACTTTCTTTGCGCTGGGCCAAACGCTGTCGCGCCGCTCATCCGGTCGAAGAAACGCAAAGTCTGTTTGGAATCGTTCAGGGGGGAATGTTCAAGGACCTGCGTCGCGCCAGCGTGGAGGGCACCGTCGACATTGGCTTCGCCGGTTACGCGATTGGCGGACTCAGCGTGGGTGAGGAAAAAGACTTGATGTACGAGATCGCAGACCACACGGCGCCCCTGCTTCCCGACGACCGCCCGCGCTACCTCATGGGCGTGGGCACGCCGGAAGACCTCATGCAATGCAGTTCGATGGGGATTGACATGTTCGATTGCGTCATGCCAACGCGCAATGCTCGCAACGGCTCGCTGTTCACCCGCAACGGCAAGCTCAACATCAAGAACGCGCAGTACCTGAGAGACGACGGCCCGGTCGACCCGACCTGCTCCTGCTACACCTGTAAAAACTATTCCCGCGCCTACTTACGGCATTTGTTCCAATGCAACGAAATTCTGGCTATGCGCCTGAACACCCTTCACAACATCGCGTTTTATCAAAACTGGATGAAAGACATACGCCATGCCATTGAAGAAAACCGGCCCTTTGACCTGCCGCAATCGCTCGGCTAA
- a CDS encoding class I SAM-dependent methyltransferase, whose product MATKNKPGRKGVRRPPTTAGGRRSRPFNKGNGRPGGSSAKKKSTDWDQAARWYDALVGQDGSDYQRDIIMPGAYRLLDMKKGRKVLDLACGQGVFSRFLSQKGLKVTGLDASDSLIQCAKTRSHPSLAFHNADAAGEKSLQGETFDGIVCLMAVQNMEQLEPVFRNISRWLVPGGRFVMVMMHPGFRIPRQSHWGWDEEKKLEYRRVDLYLTETSIPIFTPPMRTEGPYTWTYHRPLHSYFDALLGAGLQVSRFEEWASNKKSQPGKRAKAENRARQEIPLFLAMAADKPKEA is encoded by the coding sequence ATGGCGACGAAAAATAAACCGGGAAGAAAAGGCGTTCGGCGACCGCCGACGACAGCGGGGGGAAGGCGAAGCCGTCCTTTCAATAAGGGAAACGGCAGGCCTGGCGGCTCTTCCGCCAAGAAGAAATCGACGGATTGGGATCAGGCGGCGCGCTGGTACGACGCTCTGGTCGGTCAGGACGGCTCGGACTATCAACGCGATATCATCATGCCGGGGGCCTATCGTCTGCTCGATATGAAGAAGGGACGCAAGGTTCTGGATCTGGCTTGCGGTCAGGGCGTGTTTTCCAGATTCCTGTCTCAGAAGGGTTTGAAGGTGACGGGTCTGGACGCTTCGGACAGTCTCATCCAGTGCGCGAAGACGCGGTCGCATCCTTCGCTGGCGTTTCATAACGCCGACGCCGCAGGCGAGAAATCCTTGCAGGGCGAAACCTTTGACGGCATCGTGTGTTTGATGGCGGTTCAGAATATGGAACAGCTGGAGCCGGTGTTTCGCAATATCAGCCGCTGGCTGGTTCCCGGCGGCCGTTTCGTCATGGTGATGATGCATCCGGGATTTCGTATTCCCCGGCAGAGCCACTGGGGCTGGGACGAGGAGAAGAAGCTCGAGTATCGCCGCGTCGATCTTTATCTGACGGAGACCTCGATTCCTATTTTCACTCCGCCGATGCGTACGGAAGGGCCTTACACCTGGACTTATCACCGACCTTTGCACAGTTATTTTGACGCCTTGCTGGGCGCGGGGCTTCAAGTCTCCCGTTTCGAAGAGTGGGCGTCGAACAAAAAAAGTCAGCCGGGAAAACGCGCGAAAGCGGAAAACAGAGCGCGTCAGGAAATCCCGTTATTCCTTGCCATGGCGGCGGATAAACCGAAAGAAGCTTGA